A part of Camelus ferus isolate YT-003-E chromosome 6, BCGSAC_Cfer_1.0, whole genome shotgun sequence genomic DNA contains:
- the VPS18 gene encoding vacuolar protein sorting-associated protein 18 homolog, with the protein MASILDEYEDSLSRSAVLQPGCPSVGIPHSGYVNAQLEKEVPIFTKQRIDFTPSERITSLVVSCNQLCMSLGKDTLLRIDLGKANEPNHMELGRKDDAKVHKMFLDHTGSHLLIALSSTEVLYVNRNGQKVRPLARWKGQLVESVGWNKALGTETSTGPILVGTAQGQIFEAEISASEGGLFGPAPDLYFRPLYVLNEEGGPAPVCSLEAERGPEGRGFVIATTRQRLFQFIGRAAEGAEVQGFSGLFAAYTDHPPPFREFPSSLGYSELAFYTPKLRSAPRAFAWMMGDGVLYGSLDCGRPDSLLSEERVWEYPDGVGPGASPPLAIVLTQFHFLLLLADRVEAVCTLTGQVVLRDHFLEKFGPLKHMVKDSSTGHLWAYTERAVFRYHVQREARDVWRTYLDMNRFDLAKEYCRERPDCLDTVLAREADFCFRQRRYLESARCYALTQSYFEEIALKFLEARQEEALAEFLQRKLASLKPAERTQATLLTTWLTELYLSRLGALQGDPEALTLYRETRERFRAFLSSPRHKEWLFASRASIHELLASHGDTEHMVYFAVIMQDYERVVAYHCQHEAYEEALAVLARHRDPQLFYKFSPILIRHIPRQLVDTWIEQGSRLDARQLIPALVNYSQGGEAQQVSQAIRYMEFCVNVLGETEQAIHNYLLSLYARGQPASLLAYLEQAGASPHRVHYDLKYALRLCAEHGHHRACVHVYKVLELYEEAVDLALQVDVDLAKQCADLPEEDEELRKKLWLKIARHVVQEEEDVQTAMACLASCPLLKIEDVLPFFPDFVTIDHFKEAICSSLKAYNHHIQELQREMEEATASAQRIRRDLQELRGRYGTVEPQDKCATCDFPLLNRPFYLFLCGHMFHADCLLQAVRPGLPAYKQARLEELQRKLGAAPPPAKGSTRAKEAEGGAAAGGPSREQLKADLDELVAAECVYCGELMIRSIDRPFIDPQRYEEEHLSWL; encoded by the exons ATGGCGTCTATCCTGGATGAATACGAGGACTCCCTGTCGCGCTCGGCGGTCTTGCAGCCCGGCTGCCCTAGCGTGGGCATCCCTCACTCGG GGTATGTGAATGCCCAGCTAGAGAAGGAAGTGCCCATCTTCACAAAGCAGCGCATTGACTTTACCCCTTCCGAGCGTATCACCAGTCTTGTCGTCTCTTGCAATCAGCTCTGCATGAGCCTGGGCAAGGATACACTTCTCCG CATTGACTTGGGCAAAGCAAATGAACCTAACCACATGGAGCTGGGGCGCAAGGATGATGCCAAAGTTCACAAGATGTTCCTGGACCATACTG GCTCTCATCTGCTGATTGCTCTGAGCAGTACTGAAGTCCTCTACGTGAACCGTAATGGACAGAAGGTGCGCCCCCTGGCACGCTGGAAGGGGCAGCTGGTGGAGAGTGTGGGCTGGAACAAGGCCCTGGGCACAGAGACCAGCACAGGCCCCATCCTGGTCGGCACTGCCCAAGGCCAGATCTTCGAAGCAGAGATCTCAGCCAGCGAGGGTGGGCTTTTTGGCCCCGCCCCGGATCTCTACTTCCGTCCATTGTACGTGCTAAATGAAGAAGGGGGTCCAGCACCTGTGTGCTCCCTTGAGGCTGAGCGGGGCCCCGAAGGGCGTGGCTTTGTTATCGCCACCACTCGGCAGCGCCTCTTCCAGTTCATAGGCCGAGCTGCTGAGGGAGCTGAGGTCCAGGGCTTCTCAGGGCTCTTTGCTGCCTACACTGACCACCCACCCCCATTCCGTGAGTTTCCCAGCAGTCTAGGCTACAGCGAGTTGGCCTTCTACACCCCCAAGTTGCGCTCTGCGCCCCGGGCCTTCGCCTGGATGATGGGGGATGGCGTGCTGTACGGATCGCTGGACTGTGGGCGTCCCGACTCCCTGCTGAGCGAGGAGCGGGTCTGGGAGTACCCAGACGGGGTAGGTCCCGGCGCCAGCCCACCCCTGGCCATCGTCCTGACCCAGTTCcacttcctgctgctgctggcagaCCGGGTGGAGGCAGTGTGCACGCTGACAGGGCAGGTGGTGCTGCGGGACCACTTCCTGGAGAAGTTTGGGCCTCTGAAGCACATGGTGAAGGACTCCTCCACGGGCCACCTGTGGGCCTACACCGAGCGGGCTGTCTTCCGCTACCACGTACAGCGGGAGGCCCGGGACGTCTGGCGCACTTACCTGGACATGAACCGCTTTGACCTGGCCAAAGAGTATTGTCGAGAGCGGCCTGACTGCCTGGACACGGTCCTGGCCCGTGAGGCTGACTTCTGCTTTCGCCAGCGTCGATACCTGGAGAGCGCCCGCTGCTACGCCCTGACTCAGAGCTACTTTGAGGAGATTGCCCTCAAGTTCCTGGAGGCCCGACAAGAGGAAGCTCTGGCCGAGTTCCTACAGCGAAAACTGGCCAGTTTGAAGCCAGCTGAGCGCACCCAGGCCACGCTGCTTACCACCTGGCTGACAGAGCTCTATCTGAGCCGGCTCGGGGCCCTGCAGGGGGACCCAGAGGCCCTGACCCTCTACCGGGAAACACGGGAGCGCTTCCGCGCCTTCCTCAGCAGCCCCCGCCACAAGGAGTGGCTCTTTGCCAGCCGGGCCTCCATCCACGAGCTGCTCGCCAGCCATGGGGACACGGAGCACATGGTGTACTTTGCGGTGATCATGCAGGACTATGAGCGGGTGGTGGCATACCACTGCCAGCACGAGGCCTATGAGGAGGCCCTGGCCGTGCTCGCCCGCCACCGTGACCCCCAGCTCTTCTACAAGTTCTCGCCCATCCTCATTCGTCACATCCCCCGCCAGTTGGTGGATACCTGGATTGAGCAGGGCAGCCGGCTGGATGCCCGGCAGCTCATCCCTGCCCTGGTGAACTACAGCCAGGGTGGTGAGGCCCAGCAGGTGAGCCAGGCCATCCGCTACATGGAGTTCTGCGTGAACGTGCTGGGCGAGACTGAGCAGGCCATTCACAATTACCTGCTGTCGCTGTATGCCCGAGGCCAGCCAGCCTCGCTGCTGGCCTACCTCGAACAGGCCGGGGCCAGCCCACACCGGGTACATTATGACCTCAAGTATGCACTGCGGCTCTGCGCTGAGCATGGCCACCACCGCGCTTGTGTCCACGTCTACAAGGTCCTGGAGCTGTATGAGGAGGCTGTGGACCTGGCCCTGCAG GTGGACGTGGACCTGGCCAAGCAGTGTGCTGACTTGCCCGAGGAAGACGAGGAGCTGCGCAAGAAGCTGTGGCTGAAGATTGCGCGGCACGtggtgcaggaggaggaggatgtgcaGACAGCCATGGCCTGCCTGGCCAGCTGCCCCCTGCTCAAGATCGAGGACGTGCTGCCCTTCTTTCCTGACTTCGTCACCATCGACCACTTCAAGGAGGCCATCTGCAGCTCGCTTAAGGCCTACAACCACCACATCCAAGAGCTGCAGCGGGAGATGGAAGAGGCCACGGCCAGTGCCCAGCGCATCCGGCGAGACCTGCAGGAGCTGCGCGGCCGCTACGGCACTGTGGAGCCCCAGGACAAATGTGCCACCTGCGACTTCCCCCTGCTCAATCGCCCTTTTTACCTCTTCCTCTGTGGCCACATGTTCCATGCTGACTGCCTGCTGCAAGCCGTGCGGCCTGGCCTGCCAGCCTACAAGCAGGCCCGGCTTGAGGAGCTGCAGCGAAAGCTGGGGGCTGCTCCACCCCCTGCCAAGGGCTCTACCCGGGCCAAGGAGGCTGAGGGGGGCGCTGCTGCTGGAGGGCCCAGCAGGGAACAGCTCAAGGCTGACCTGGATGAACTGGTGGCTGCTGAGTGTGTGTACTGTGGGGAGCTGATGATCCGCTCTATTGACCGGCCCTTCATCGACCCCCAGCGCTATGAGGAGGAACACCTCAGTTGGCTGTAG
- the LOC102505081 gene encoding 60S ribosomal protein L32, giving the protein MAALRPLVKPKIVKKRTKKFIRHQSDRYVKIKQNWRKPRGIDNRVRRRFKGQILMPSTGYGSNKKTKQMLPSGFLKFLVHNVKEIEVLLMCNKSYWAEIADNISSKNCKAIVEKAAQLAIRVTNPNARLRSEENE; this is encoded by the coding sequence ATGGCCGCCCTCAGACCCCTCGTGAAGCCCAAGATCGTCAAAAAGAGGACCAAGAAGTTCATCCGGCACCAGTCAGACCGATATGTCAAAATTAAGCAGAACTGGCGGAAACCCAGAGGCATTGACAACAGGGTGCGCAGGAGGTTCAAAGGCCAGATCCTGATGCCCAGCACTGGCTACGggagcaacaagaaaacaaagcaaatgctGCCCAGCGGCTTCCTTAAGTTCCTGGTCCACAACGTCAAGGAGATCGAAGTGCTGCTGATGTGCAATAAATCTTACTGGGCTGAGATTGCTGACAACATCTCCTCCAAGAACTgcaaagccattgtggaaaaagCAGCCCAGCTGGCCATCAGAGTCACCAATCCCAATGCCAGGCTGCGCAGCgaagaaaatgaatag